In Ciconia boyciana chromosome 12, ASM3463844v1, whole genome shotgun sequence, a genomic segment contains:
- the TEX11 gene encoding testis-expressed protein 11 isoform X7, with amino-acid sequence MAGERLAAVEGLVRELLREEAPSRIAALTEELFQAAGSISEEGGSAAEVELRLPGPMPLSSTPEEMGVPRASHHRAALAQVEEGAISLWNWAVTKHAGSVVNDEQRAKLRFVACRLVCLCEGSDPPEGTIRRQILMSMKTGKGWIDIGKADLADRFLEIAMSSIEKLYAKLLKGSDGEADIHVHKADVEKNLFKVLSYQAESSQPLASHNEAVAQGDFQKAVMCMQRCKDMLMKLPKEACYLSILCYNFGVETYEWKRYEESSFWLSQSYDIGKMDMKYSVGKEMQAKVLRLLATAYFEWDCNLYLDQALKAISLANQENLHPAGVFLKVKILLKSGASDEDINSAVAEFLHHELSLDFCLNTAKLLLEHGRESVGFDFLKSIPERFESSPDLGKITLLHIEFLLQNERELLAKQKVEEIIIGHYTGKQLLPEALNQLHIILWDRAAKHYEAKSYSEALHWYKYSVSFYTPGQIDQNLAKLQRNMASCYLHLKQVDKAKEAIKEAERCDPNGIFTKFIVYKIAVMEKDTDKAVEAVIEMGKLAEKPSQHENKLRVDENTGTNLLSLAAQIAFENEQQVVAIKALEYLSEHLQDCRQLFAALKCLVRLTLSKVMAENEEKRDEDINSMLTYLTLAHKRLAESFTEGKFTGDMRILEAHWFRKVAWNLAVQFRGCPEKMRDFFLLSFKLSQFCPSDKAVLIAQKTCLLMAAAVDLEMGRQEVTPSEQTELLTQALQHLQACKEIWKVLKLTGDFAKDPTDTLLLLYEFEARSKLNDPTLHNLMESVWEQPQIEVKTLEIIASLAMESPARYPVLCKKALKSALNLHRKQTVIDAVKFSKCLHSLINLSLPTGLTDLDACVLQEVWDYFEDALSVVSSTV; translated from the exons GTTGAAGAGGGTGCAATAAGCCTGTGGAACTGGGCTGTGACCAAACACGCGGGTTCTGTTGTCAATGATGAGCAAAGAGCTAAAT TACGGTTTGTTGCTTGCAGACTGGTGTGCCTTTGTGAAGGCAGTGATCCTCCGGAGGGAACCATTCGAAGACAGATTTTG atGTCTATGAAAACTGGGAAAGGATGGATAGATATTGGAAAAGCTGATCTTGCTGATCGATTTCTAGAGATTGCCATGAGT agtataGAAAAACTGTATGCGAAGTTACTTAAGGGGAGCGATGGTGAAGCAGATATTCACGTGCACAAAGCTGATGTGGAGAAGAACCTCTTCAAAGTACTCTCTTATCAGGCTGAATCA tctcAACCTCTGGCATCACACAATGAG GCAGTTGCTCAAGGGGATTTTCAAAAAGCGGTGATGTGCATGCAGCGCTGCAAAGATATGTTGATGAAATTGCCAAAAGAG GCGTGTTACCTGTCAATCCTCTGTTACAATTTTGGAGTGGAAACCTATGAATGGAAGAGGTATGAAGAGAGCTCCTTCTGGCTCAG CCAGAGTTATGACATTGGGAAGATGGACATGAAATATTCGGTTGGCAAAGAAATGCAG gctAAAGTGCTGCGATTGTTAGCTACAGCCTATTTCGAGTGGGACTGCAATCTGTATCTTGACCAGGCACTGAAAGCTATAAGCTTGGCAAATCAG GAGAATTTGCATCcagcaggggtttttttgaaagttaaaattCTTCTTAAAAGTGGAGCATCAGATGAAGATATCAACTCAG CTGTTGCAGAATTCCTGCACCATGAGCTGTCTTTAGACTTTTGTTTGAATACTGCCAAACTGCTGCTGGAGCATGGAAG GGAATCagttggttttgattttctgaaATCCATTCCTGAACGGTTTGAATCTTCACCTGACCTTGGAAAAATTACCCTGCTCCACATCGAGTTCCTGTTGCAGAATGAGAGAGAGCTGCTTGCTAAGCAAAAGGTTGAAGAAATTATTATAG GTCATTATACTGGGAAACAGCTGTTGCCTGAAGCCTTGAACCAGCTGCACATCATCTTGTGGGACAGAGCTGCCAAACATTATGAG GCAAAAAGCTATTCTGAAGCTCTTCACTGGTACAAATATTCTGTCAGCTTCTACACACCTGGGCAGATAGATCAGAACTTGGCTAAGCTGCAGAGGAACATGGCTTCTTGCTATCTTCATCTGAAACAAGTTGACAAG GCTAAAGAGGCAATTAAAGAAGCAGAGAGGTGTGATCCAAATGGCATCTTTACTAAATTCATTGTCTACAAGATTGCAGTGATGGAGAAAGATACTGATAAAG CTGTGGAAGCAGTTATTGAAATGGGGAAGCTAGCAGAAAAGCCATCTCAACATGAAAACAAGCTGAGAGTGGATGAAAATACAGGCACTAACCTCCTGAGTTTAGCTGCCCAGATTGCTTTCGAG aatgaaCAACAAGTTGTGGCTATCAAAGCTTTGGAGTATTTGTCTGAACATTTACAGGACTGCCGACAATTATTTGCAGCTTTAAA ATGTTTGGTTCGTCTTACGTTGTCAAAGGTCAtggcagaaaatgaagagaaaag AGATGAAGATATAAACTCAATGCTGACTTACTTGACCTTGg CTCACAAGAGGCTTGCTGAATCTTTCACAGAAGGGAAATTTACAGGGGACATGAGGATCCTTGAAGCTCACTGGTTTAGAAAAGTTG CTTGGAACTTAGCTGTACAGTTCAGGGGCTGCCCTGAAAAgatgagggatttttttctactgtcttTCAAG TTGTCCCAGTTTTGTCCTTCTGACAAAGCTGTTCTAATTGCTCAGAAGACGTGCCTGTTAATGGCAGCTGCAGTTGATCTGGAAATGGGGAGACAAGAAGTAACACCTTCTGAACAG aCGGAACTTTTGACTCAGGCCCTTCAACATCTCCAGGCATGCAAGGAGATATGGAAAGTTCTGAAATTAACAG GAGATTTTGCTAAAGACCCAACAGACACATTGTTGCTGCTTTATGAATTTGAAGCAAGATCCAAACTGAATGATCCAACACTCCATAACCTTATGGAGTCAGTATGGGAGCAACCACAAATAGAGGTCAAGACGCTAGAAATCATTGCAT catTAGCAATGGAATCTCCAGCTCGGTATCCTGTACTGTGTAAGAAAGCTCTCAAGAGTGCACTAAACCTTCACAGAAAGCAGACTGTCATTGATGCTGTGAAATTTAG CAAATGCTTACATAGCTTGATTAATCTTTCTTTGCCGACTGGATTAACAGACTTGGATGCCTGTGTACTGCAGGAGGTGTGGGACTACTTTGAAGATGCGCTGAGCGTAGTCAGCAGCACA GTTTAA
- the TEX11 gene encoding testis-expressed protein 11 isoform X2: MAGERLAAVEGLVRELLREEAPSRIAALTEELFQAAGSISEEGGSAAEVELRLPGPMPLSSTPEEMGVPRASHHRAALAQVEEGAISLWNWAVTKHAGSVVNDEQRAKLRFVACRLVCLCEGSDPPEGTIRRQILMSMKTGKGWIDIGKADLADRFLEIAMSSIEKLYAKLLKGSDGEADIHVHKADVEKNLFKVLSYQAESAVAQGDFQKAVMCMQRCKDMLMKLPKEACYLSILCYNFGVETYEWKRYEESSFWLSQSYDIGKMDMKYSVGKEMQAKVLRLLATAYFEWDCNLYLDQALKAISLANQENLHPAGVFLKVKILLKSGASDEDINSAVAEFLHHELSLDFCLNTAKLLLEHGRESVGFDFLKSIPERFESSPDLGKITLLHIEFLLQNERELLAKQKVEEIIIGHYTGKQLLPEALNQLHIILWDRAAKHYEAKSYSEALHWYKYSVSFYTPGQIDQNLAKLQRNMASCYLHLKQVDKAKEAIKEAERCDPNGIFTKFIVYKIAVMEKDTDKAVEAVIEMGKLAEKPSQHENKLRVDENTGTNLLSLAAQIAFENEQQVVAIKALEYLSEHLQDCRQLFAALKCLVRLTLSKVMAENEEKRDEDINSMLTYLTLAHKRLAESFTEGKFTGDMRILEAHWFRKVAWNLAVQFRGCPEKMRDFFLLSFKLSQFCPSDKAVLIAQKTCLLMAAAVDLEMGRQEVTPSEQTELLTQALQHLQACKEIWKVLKLTGDFAKDPTDTLLLLYEFEARSKLNDPTLHNLMESVWEQPQIEVKTLEIIASLAMESPARYPVLCKKALKSALNLHRKQTVIDAVKFSKCLHSLINLSLPTGLTDLDACVLQEVWDYFEDALSVVSSTDAYPEMEILWLMTRAWNTGIFQYTVGKYKEAEQWCGLGMHFLNHLGSLKKSYEGHFLAGAPTLIATQCSLAGVWNHHSFSFMHELAIKSWLQLL; encoded by the exons GTTGAAGAGGGTGCAATAAGCCTGTGGAACTGGGCTGTGACCAAACACGCGGGTTCTGTTGTCAATGATGAGCAAAGAGCTAAAT TACGGTTTGTTGCTTGCAGACTGGTGTGCCTTTGTGAAGGCAGTGATCCTCCGGAGGGAACCATTCGAAGACAGATTTTG atGTCTATGAAAACTGGGAAAGGATGGATAGATATTGGAAAAGCTGATCTTGCTGATCGATTTCTAGAGATTGCCATGAGT agtataGAAAAACTGTATGCGAAGTTACTTAAGGGGAGCGATGGTGAAGCAGATATTCACGTGCACAAAGCTGATGTGGAGAAGAACCTCTTCAAAGTACTCTCTTATCAGGCTGAATCA GCAGTTGCTCAAGGGGATTTTCAAAAAGCGGTGATGTGCATGCAGCGCTGCAAAGATATGTTGATGAAATTGCCAAAAGAG GCGTGTTACCTGTCAATCCTCTGTTACAATTTTGGAGTGGAAACCTATGAATGGAAGAGGTATGAAGAGAGCTCCTTCTGGCTCAG CCAGAGTTATGACATTGGGAAGATGGACATGAAATATTCGGTTGGCAAAGAAATGCAG gctAAAGTGCTGCGATTGTTAGCTACAGCCTATTTCGAGTGGGACTGCAATCTGTATCTTGACCAGGCACTGAAAGCTATAAGCTTGGCAAATCAG GAGAATTTGCATCcagcaggggtttttttgaaagttaaaattCTTCTTAAAAGTGGAGCATCAGATGAAGATATCAACTCAG CTGTTGCAGAATTCCTGCACCATGAGCTGTCTTTAGACTTTTGTTTGAATACTGCCAAACTGCTGCTGGAGCATGGAAG GGAATCagttggttttgattttctgaaATCCATTCCTGAACGGTTTGAATCTTCACCTGACCTTGGAAAAATTACCCTGCTCCACATCGAGTTCCTGTTGCAGAATGAGAGAGAGCTGCTTGCTAAGCAAAAGGTTGAAGAAATTATTATAG GTCATTATACTGGGAAACAGCTGTTGCCTGAAGCCTTGAACCAGCTGCACATCATCTTGTGGGACAGAGCTGCCAAACATTATGAG GCAAAAAGCTATTCTGAAGCTCTTCACTGGTACAAATATTCTGTCAGCTTCTACACACCTGGGCAGATAGATCAGAACTTGGCTAAGCTGCAGAGGAACATGGCTTCTTGCTATCTTCATCTGAAACAAGTTGACAAG GCTAAAGAGGCAATTAAAGAAGCAGAGAGGTGTGATCCAAATGGCATCTTTACTAAATTCATTGTCTACAAGATTGCAGTGATGGAGAAAGATACTGATAAAG CTGTGGAAGCAGTTATTGAAATGGGGAAGCTAGCAGAAAAGCCATCTCAACATGAAAACAAGCTGAGAGTGGATGAAAATACAGGCACTAACCTCCTGAGTTTAGCTGCCCAGATTGCTTTCGAG aatgaaCAACAAGTTGTGGCTATCAAAGCTTTGGAGTATTTGTCTGAACATTTACAGGACTGCCGACAATTATTTGCAGCTTTAAA ATGTTTGGTTCGTCTTACGTTGTCAAAGGTCAtggcagaaaatgaagagaaaag AGATGAAGATATAAACTCAATGCTGACTTACTTGACCTTGg CTCACAAGAGGCTTGCTGAATCTTTCACAGAAGGGAAATTTACAGGGGACATGAGGATCCTTGAAGCTCACTGGTTTAGAAAAGTTG CTTGGAACTTAGCTGTACAGTTCAGGGGCTGCCCTGAAAAgatgagggatttttttctactgtcttTCAAG TTGTCCCAGTTTTGTCCTTCTGACAAAGCTGTTCTAATTGCTCAGAAGACGTGCCTGTTAATGGCAGCTGCAGTTGATCTGGAAATGGGGAGACAAGAAGTAACACCTTCTGAACAG aCGGAACTTTTGACTCAGGCCCTTCAACATCTCCAGGCATGCAAGGAGATATGGAAAGTTCTGAAATTAACAG GAGATTTTGCTAAAGACCCAACAGACACATTGTTGCTGCTTTATGAATTTGAAGCAAGATCCAAACTGAATGATCCAACACTCCATAACCTTATGGAGTCAGTATGGGAGCAACCACAAATAGAGGTCAAGACGCTAGAAATCATTGCAT catTAGCAATGGAATCTCCAGCTCGGTATCCTGTACTGTGTAAGAAAGCTCTCAAGAGTGCACTAAACCTTCACAGAAAGCAGACTGTCATTGATGCTGTGAAATTTAG CAAATGCTTACATAGCTTGATTAATCTTTCTTTGCCGACTGGATTAACAGACTTGGATGCCTGTGTACTGCAGGAGGTGTGGGACTACTTTGAAGATGCGCTGAGCGTAGTCAGCAGCACA GATGCTTACCCAGAGATGGAGATCCTTTGGTTGATGACGAGAGCCTGGAATACAGGAATATTTCAGTATACTGTTGGTAAATATAAGGAAGCTGAGCAGTGGTGTGGATTAGGAATGCATTTCCTCAATCACTTAGGATCGCTGAAGAAAAGCTATGAAGGCCAT TTTTTGGCTGGTGCTCCTACCTTGATTGCAACACAGTGCAGCCTGGCTGGTGTATGGAATCATCATTCATTCTCTTTTATGCATGAACTGGCAATCAAAAGCTGGTTGCAACTTTTGTAG